The following proteins are encoded in a genomic region of Leptospira fainei serovar Hurstbridge str. BUT 6:
- a CDS encoding phasin-related domain-containing protein produces MEKEIKEALNFAIGAAKTLREQADSILLKVEKEFKELSTKGAQDQGEVAVNLRKYIEDALRSVEGLAGQVNTKVEEVKKTVSKKGSNGTAGQS; encoded by the coding sequence ATGGAAAAGGAAATAAAAGAAGCTCTTAATTTTGCCATAGGAGCGGCGAAAACGCTGCGTGAACAAGCAGACAGTATCCTTCTTAAAGTGGAGAAGGAATTTAAAGAGCTTTCTACTAAAGGCGCGCAGGACCAAGGAGAAGTTGCCGTGAATCTTCGCAAGTATATCGAAGATGCGTTACGTTCCGTTGAAGGACTTGCCGGCCAAGTTAATACGAAAGTCGAAGAAGTTAAGAAAACGGTCAGCAAAAAAGGATCGAACGGGACCGCCGGTCAATCGTGA
- a CDS encoding CHAT domain-containing protein, whose amino-acid sequence MLNLIIDRVGAVNVFNILDNSGSGSESHLQSTMDEDLILEYIKEIENLVRVSVAIHQKSSRHPTLETDILHELKILGETFYDQFFPAPIQEKLRLTTEKYLHFNIDPKLGVIPWELLHDGTCFLSDKFFIGKTVRGEAHSGAFKEKEKLRMLIIADPTEDLEWAQKEGEQLFRVLSEKVPSSRLEIEFIGGRQVTKLKLLSLIKGKNIIHYSGHLFFSDDPLENGWLISEGKILKAREIKNSGFNTDMVFSNSCQSNKSTTRNLNSDLMNNFAGSFLMSGIKSFIGTNWEIADNQNTIDFTIQFYSNLFADKSVGESLYLAKEQARRNYDSSDLTWTNYSLHGQPNIRVTSDPTKGRTAHKIVNPSLIYKFYPTPIASTYYTFTERQKAESLSSYELMENLIVAFEEFSKVMGGILFSDHQNHALGKFIPNNPDDAYSIERWWDLMFQCLHDFRKLEITPVVTDLAEILFANRDTIQKMIHWIDLYSKGQIQPESADGYLITFQYYFENLLTELEELERVSIFLVSTNSNNHLFFRGLKPESSLVAAPMIKQDFVGEQIEKYRGRVIVFHEERLQIFPLACNIIENPETKALELAFPGFLPSSHGNLPHGGI is encoded by the coding sequence ATGCTCAATCTAATCATAGACAGAGTCGGCGCAGTTAACGTTTTTAATATACTAGACAATTCCGGAAGCGGATCGGAATCCCATTTACAATCGACTATGGATGAGGATTTAATCCTCGAATACATTAAAGAAATTGAAAACTTAGTCCGAGTTTCGGTTGCTATCCACCAGAAATCCTCAAGACACCCTACTCTCGAAACGGATATTCTCCATGAATTAAAAATCCTGGGGGAAACGTTCTACGACCAATTTTTTCCGGCGCCTATCCAGGAAAAACTGCGCTTAACGACCGAAAAATACCTGCACTTTAATATAGATCCTAAATTGGGAGTGATCCCATGGGAACTCCTACACGATGGAACCTGTTTCCTTTCCGATAAATTTTTCATCGGGAAGACAGTACGCGGAGAAGCGCATAGCGGAGCTTTTAAGGAAAAGGAAAAACTCCGAATGCTTATCATAGCCGACCCGACCGAAGATTTAGAATGGGCCCAAAAAGAAGGCGAACAGTTATTTCGAGTACTGAGCGAGAAAGTTCCGTCTTCTCGATTGGAGATAGAATTCATAGGCGGACGTCAAGTGACCAAGCTTAAACTTCTCTCTTTAATTAAAGGTAAGAATATCATTCATTATTCCGGTCATTTATTCTTCTCGGACGATCCTTTGGAAAACGGATGGCTTATTTCGGAAGGAAAGATTCTGAAAGCGCGAGAGATCAAAAATTCAGGTTTCAATACCGACATGGTATTTTCGAATTCCTGCCAATCCAATAAAAGTACTACTAGAAATCTGAACTCCGATTTAATGAATAATTTTGCAGGTTCGTTTTTGATGTCGGGAATCAAAAGCTTCATAGGAACCAATTGGGAAATAGCGGATAACCAAAACACGATCGATTTTACGATTCAATTCTATTCAAATTTATTCGCGGATAAAAGCGTCGGAGAGTCTCTCTATTTAGCAAAAGAACAAGCACGTCGGAATTACGATTCAAGCGATCTAACTTGGACTAATTACAGTCTGCACGGACAGCCGAATATACGGGTAACATCGGATCCGACAAAAGGGCGGACGGCACATAAGATCGTAAATCCGTCCCTGATCTATAAATTTTATCCGACTCCGATCGCCTCTACGTATTATACGTTTACGGAGAGACAAAAGGCGGAGTCTCTTTCTTCCTACGAACTAATGGAGAACCTAATCGTCGCTTTCGAAGAATTCAGTAAGGTGATGGGAGGAATTCTATTCAGTGACCACCAAAACCACGCGTTAGGTAAATTCATCCCAAACAATCCCGACGATGCGTACAGTATCGAAAGATGGTGGGACTTGATGTTCCAGTGCTTGCACGATTTTAGAAAGTTGGAAATCACTCCTGTCGTAACGGATCTGGCCGAGATACTCTTTGCAAACAGAGATACCATACAGAAAATGATTCATTGGATCGACCTATATTCTAAAGGACAGATTCAACCCGAATCTGCCGACGGTTATCTGATAACGTTCCAGTATTACTTTGAGAATCTACTTACGGAATTGGAAGAGCTGGAACGAGTCAGTATTTTTTTAGTTTCAACGAACTCGAACAATCACCTCTTTTTTCGAGGCTTAAAACCTGAATCTTCCTTAGTCGCGGCGCCGATGATCAAGCAAGACTTTGTCGGCGAGCAGATCGAAAAATATAGAGGGAGAGTCATAGTCTTTCACGAAGAGCGTCTTCAGATTTTTCCATTAGCCTGCAATATTATCGAAAACCCTGAGACGAAAGCTTTAGAATTAGCTTTCCCGGGATTTCTCCCCTCCTCTCACGGAAACCTACCTCACGGCGGCATCTAA
- a CDS encoding RNA polymerase sigma factor encodes MNLSKDKTLDLVTRCGEGDEEALKLFFEAYSEDIYNFPMKIFHLSEDDAGDFFLYAFERLKTGARFSSFKGKSSFRTWFYSVLRNMLIDWQRTKRELKMTNLGKINKEGKEYATIEDEPDLRPDLLEEAQEITRLFHQVLGEIGTEKRVIFKLSYIYYLNLDEEEIKFLVSKTKLSVEDLKKKIMSLRTDLSNREEENIRMEDKITSLYLNILELKEKQNVTVKKAPILPQEIDKTSQALKKKYEQRKKLLEKRKKGHFLARTPYREVADLLGITEGNVSVTLLRLIEKIQKKLKFSELSE; translated from the coding sequence ATGAATTTGTCAAAGGATAAAACCCTGGACCTCGTTACCCGTTGCGGCGAGGGCGATGAAGAAGCATTAAAATTGTTTTTTGAGGCATATTCAGAAGACATTTATAACTTCCCGATGAAGATTTTTCATTTAAGCGAAGATGATGCGGGAGATTTTTTCCTCTATGCATTTGAACGTTTAAAGACCGGAGCTAGATTCTCCAGCTTTAAGGGTAAATCTAGTTTTCGCACCTGGTTCTATTCCGTTCTCCGAAATATGCTCATAGATTGGCAGCGCACAAAGCGCGAGCTGAAAATGACCAATTTAGGGAAAATCAATAAGGAAGGAAAAGAATATGCAACGATCGAAGACGAGCCAGATTTAAGACCCGACCTTCTCGAAGAAGCACAGGAAATTACCAGGCTTTTCCATCAAGTCTTGGGGGAAATCGGAACCGAGAAACGCGTAATTTTCAAACTCTCTTATATTTATTATCTGAACTTAGATGAGGAAGAAATTAAATTCCTAGTTTCTAAAACGAAACTTTCCGTAGAAGACTTAAAGAAAAAAATTATGTCGTTACGGACTGACTTATCCAATCGGGAAGAGGAAAATATCAGGATGGAGGACAAAATCACCTCGTTATATTTAAACATCCTGGAACTGAAAGAAAAACAGAATGTGACAGTAAAAAAAGCCCCGATACTTCCGCAGGAAATCGATAAAACTTCTCAAGCATTGAAAAAGAAATACGAACAACGTAAGAAACTCTTAGAAAAACGGAAAAAAGGTCATTTTTTGGCGCGAACCCCTTATAGGGAAGTGGCCGACCTTTTAGGCATAACTGAGGGGAATGTGAGTGTCACTTTGCTACGTCTGATCGAAAAAATACAAAAAAAACTCAAATTTTCGGAATTGTCCGAGTAA
- a CDS encoding M23 family metallopeptidase gives MRLFPILGLILAAFHLSTFAENDKVINFLLPVKTEGIENKVSSIFGESRGDHFHNGMDISSNGESVLAMGEGKILYSRFGEDDPYGEEFGTGNSVWLDHGNGVYTSYYHLKDSRLTGFLQDRLIARGEKIGTTGNTGHSSGAHLHFVVIQDFGKTILDPMKFLPPIEDGTAPQIGNLSVHVGDKYTQINDGENINISHSFPVTVGVSDAGKKQGQRRGISQIQAFLNGEPLKKAGFSSLTYDHGEWKNPEGFRFSELYYRDQYYLGNLDFRNGENAIKILAWDFRGNLSEKIFTFYVTRIR, from the coding sequence ATGAGACTTTTCCCAATCCTAGGCCTAATCTTGGCCGCGTTCCATCTAAGCACCTTTGCGGAAAACGATAAAGTAATAAATTTTCTCCTCCCCGTGAAAACGGAAGGAATTGAAAATAAGGTCAGTTCCATTTTTGGAGAATCCAGAGGGGATCATTTCCATAATGGTATGGATATTTCCTCCAACGGAGAGTCGGTCTTGGCTATGGGAGAAGGAAAAATCCTCTATTCACGGTTTGGCGAGGATGACCCTTACGGTGAGGAATTCGGAACTGGAAATTCGGTTTGGTTGGACCACGGAAACGGCGTTTATACATCCTATTATCACTTGAAAGACAGTCGGTTGACCGGATTTTTACAAGACCGCCTAATCGCTAGAGGCGAAAAAATCGGAACAACCGGAAATACGGGGCATTCTAGCGGCGCCCACCTGCATTTCGTCGTTATTCAGGATTTCGGGAAAACGATTTTGGACCCGATGAAGTTCCTTCCTCCGATCGAAGACGGAACTGCCCCTCAGATCGGAAATTTATCGGTGCATGTCGGGGACAAATATACGCAAATAAACGATGGAGAAAATATTAATATCTCTCATTCGTTTCCGGTTACTGTCGGAGTTTCGGACGCCGGGAAGAAACAGGGCCAGCGAAGGGGAATTTCGCAGATTCAAGCATTTTTAAACGGCGAACCGCTTAAGAAGGCCGGCTTTTCCTCTCTAACTTATGATCATGGAGAATGGAAAAACCCGGAAGGATTTCGGTTTTCCGAATTGTATTATAGGGATCAATATTATCTTGGAAATTTGGATTTTAGAAACGGTGAGAATGCGATCAAAATTCTTGCATGGGATTTTCGAGGAAATCTAAGTGAAAAAATCTTCACTTTCTATGTGACGCGAATTCGATAA
- a CDS encoding START domain-containing protein — protein sequence MRQIYRILLVFSILSGSSIFAEDWVYVKEEQSVKIYKKTMETSFDAFKVSTLISRPLFEVRNIFLNIPGHIDWIANCKESKVLGGKVPEKFRHYYLIAAPWPVKDREMVLETESHFDPKNKRFHIFTKALNDLTIPAKKNAFRIVNSRIQWILEEISPSSTLVTYINQTDPGGDVPAYISNWSSSDAPIETILGLKKIIEK from the coding sequence ATGCGACAGATTTACCGCATCCTTCTTGTTTTTTCCATTCTTTCGGGTTCGAGTATTTTTGCCGAGGATTGGGTCTACGTAAAGGAAGAACAGAGCGTCAAGATTTACAAAAAAACGATGGAAACGTCTTTTGATGCTTTCAAAGTGAGTACTTTAATTTCGAGACCCTTATTCGAAGTAAGAAACATCTTCTTAAATATTCCGGGACATATAGACTGGATTGCAAATTGCAAAGAATCCAAAGTATTAGGCGGCAAAGTACCGGAAAAATTTAGGCATTACTATTTGATCGCTGCCCCTTGGCCCGTTAAGGATCGGGAGATGGTTTTGGAAACCGAATCGCATTTTGATCCAAAGAATAAAAGGTTCCATATCTTTACGAAAGCTCTAAATGATTTAACGATTCCTGCTAAAAAAAACGCGTTTCGAATCGTGAATTCGAGAATTCAATGGATTCTCGAAGAGATTTCTCCCTCTTCTACTTTGGTAACTTATATCAACCAGACCGATCCAGGCGGAGATGTTCCTGCATATATATCGAATTGGTCTTCGTCGGACGCGCCAATCGAAACCATCTTGGGGCTAAAGAAGATCATCGAAAAGTAA
- a CDS encoding GNAT family N-acetyltransferase codes for MPFPTFIRTERLLLRTWNDGDRDSLFKLNSNPRVMEFFPTLLSAKESNELFDRIQKHWNRYNFGLFAVEDLDENSFIGFVGIVHVDFDCFFAPNLEIGWRILPDFWGKGYASEAAISTIRYAFQELNATEIVSFTSVLNERSRSVMRKIGMEFITEFHHPNLPMDDRLSKHALYKIIK; via the coding sequence ATGCCCTTTCCAACGTTTATTCGGACCGAACGTCTTTTGCTCCGAACTTGGAACGATGGCGACAGAGATTCTTTATTTAAATTAAATTCGAATCCCAGGGTTATGGAATTTTTTCCAACACTCTTATCTGCAAAAGAGAGCAACGAACTATTCGACAGAATTCAAAAGCATTGGAATAGATATAACTTCGGTTTATTCGCAGTCGAAGATTTGGATGAAAATTCGTTTATCGGTTTTGTAGGAATAGTTCACGTCGACTTTGATTGTTTCTTCGCACCCAACCTGGAAATCGGCTGGCGAATCCTCCCGGATTTTTGGGGAAAAGGATATGCAAGCGAAGCCGCAATCTCAACAATTCGATATGCATTTCAAGAATTGAACGCGACTGAAATCGTTTCATTTACTAGCGTTCTCAATGAACGCTCAAGATCCGTTATGAGGAAAATAGGGATGGAATTCATAACCGAATTTCATCACCCGAATCTTCCAATGGATGACCGACTCAGTAAACACGCGTTATATAAAATAATAAAATGA
- the dnaE gene encoding DNA polymerase III subunit alpha, producing the protein MEDFAHLHLHTTYSMLDGAIRIKELMKHVKELGMSSVAMTDHGNMFGAIEFYNEAVKNGVKPIIGCEFYVSPNRKAEVEEMRIADGNAYHLILLAKDEIGYKNLIKLASKSYTEGFYKKARIDYDLLDKYSEGLVCLTACLAGEVNRKILEGKIPESFQLAGKLNEIFRKEDFYLEIQNHGIPEQEVAAKGVYDFSQRTGIKLVVTNDSHFLRKDDKEAQDILLRIGMRKTIEDEMEFGFNQHFYVKSPAEMKLLFPELPQAYYSTLEIRDKINLQLKFGNYLLPEFSVPDGYDEYGFMEKLVWDGIRHRYSTITPEIKERTEFELGTIKNMRFAGYFLIVQDYINYAKKSGIPVGPGRGSAAGSIVAYALGITNVEPLRFNLLFERFLNPDRKDMPDIDTDFCVERREEVINYIRHKYGEDRVGQIITFGSLAAKAALKDVGRVMNLPYDEANKLTSYCPNKPGITLDEAIEISSDLKQASEKDELHKKIFSIAKRLEGNYRQPGRHAAGVVISPYPLDEVVPLSTVAEKERPGVRSIVTQYEKNNLEAVGLIKMDILGLKNLTTLSYAVKLVRERRGVELDLDKIPLDDSNTYALLRKANTLGIFQLESSGITDLVARSQVSSFEEIVALIALYRPGPMESGMLEEYLERKSGRKPVSYPHESCEAILKETFGLTVYQEQVMSISRLVGGYTMGESDMLRKAMAKKKKELMDPLRIKFIEGAQAKGHAKKFSEELFDQLEKFGGYGFNKSHSVAYALVTYQTAYMKANYPTEYMAALLAGDHSKTTDIVKYINNAREMGIHVLTPDLNESDVSFSVIDEETIRFGISAMKGVGEGAAENIIKARKKTGGFKDIKDFILEVDTRILNKKIMEALVQGGAMDSFGYTRKCLFESLDSLVSYAQKEQERSAQGQFSLFGESTLSYELKLPKDADEWESEERLRREKSVTGLFLSGHPLDKYEAHLRSLHSIPIEKLDDIKAGTKVEIAGIVTSLKVKFTKKKEEFVNFKLEDRTGEIECVAFPKVYQRFKELIKEDEAVFIKGDLDRIEAGESELRGQIKVNNFEILNQTTIEDKMEKALHIRLEDRHRKMPDIIGKLHTLLAAYQGNSHVYFHLISGAEEKKVIRAHNHYSVQPNEELMSRLVGLLGKETVYYSFGENIKAYSPKETAGVKR; encoded by the coding sequence ATGGAAGATTTCGCCCACCTTCATCTTCACACTACTTACTCCATGCTCGACGGCGCAATCCGCATCAAGGAATTGATGAAGCATGTTAAAGAGCTAGGCATGAGTTCCGTAGCAATGACTGATCATGGAAACATGTTCGGAGCGATTGAGTTTTATAACGAGGCAGTCAAAAACGGCGTAAAACCCATCATAGGTTGCGAATTCTACGTTTCTCCGAATCGAAAAGCCGAAGTGGAGGAGATGAGAATTGCCGATGGAAATGCATATCATTTAATACTTCTTGCTAAGGACGAAATAGGTTATAAAAATCTAATAAAGTTAGCTAGTAAATCTTATACGGAAGGTTTTTATAAAAAGGCCCGTATCGATTACGATCTTTTGGATAAATATAGCGAGGGATTAGTGTGTCTTACTGCCTGCTTGGCAGGCGAAGTAAACCGTAAGATACTGGAAGGCAAAATTCCCGAGTCTTTTCAGCTTGCAGGCAAGCTGAACGAAATTTTCCGAAAAGAGGATTTTTACTTAGAAATTCAAAATCATGGAATTCCGGAACAGGAGGTTGCGGCAAAAGGCGTCTATGACTTCTCGCAAAGAACCGGTATTAAGCTGGTTGTTACCAACGATTCCCACTTCCTTCGCAAAGACGATAAGGAAGCGCAGGATATTCTTTTAAGAATCGGAATGCGCAAAACAATAGAAGACGAAATGGAATTCGGTTTTAACCAGCACTTCTACGTAAAAAGCCCCGCGGAGATGAAACTTCTCTTCCCGGAACTCCCGCAAGCATACTATTCCACACTTGAAATAAGAGATAAGATAAATCTTCAATTAAAGTTCGGGAACTATCTTCTTCCTGAATTTTCCGTTCCCGACGGTTACGACGAATACGGCTTTATGGAAAAGCTTGTTTGGGACGGGATTCGTCATAGATATTCGACCATTACTCCGGAAATTAAAGAAAGAACCGAATTCGAACTTGGAACGATTAAGAATATGCGCTTTGCCGGATACTTTTTGATCGTTCAAGATTATATCAATTACGCAAAGAAGAGCGGAATTCCGGTAGGTCCCGGACGCGGATCCGCTGCAGGTTCCATCGTCGCTTATGCGCTAGGAATTACGAATGTGGAACCTCTTCGCTTTAATCTTCTTTTCGAGCGTTTTCTCAACCCTGATCGAAAGGATATGCCCGATATCGATACCGATTTCTGTGTCGAAAGGCGAGAAGAAGTAATCAATTATATCCGGCATAAATACGGAGAAGATCGAGTAGGCCAGATTATTACTTTCGGGTCTCTAGCGGCTAAGGCGGCCTTGAAAGATGTGGGTCGAGTCATGAATCTACCCTACGACGAAGCGAATAAGCTCACTAGCTATTGCCCGAATAAGCCTGGAATCACCTTGGATGAGGCGATTGAAATTTCTTCGGATCTAAAACAAGCCAGTGAAAAAGACGAGCTTCACAAAAAGATCTTCTCGATTGCCAAACGGCTAGAGGGAAACTATAGGCAACCGGGACGTCACGCTGCGGGTGTGGTCATTTCTCCATATCCGTTAGACGAAGTGGTCCCGCTCTCTACGGTCGCGGAGAAAGAACGTCCTGGAGTTCGCTCCATAGTTACCCAATACGAAAAGAATAATTTAGAAGCCGTAGGCCTTATCAAGATGGATATCCTCGGCCTCAAAAACCTCACAACCTTAAGCTATGCGGTTAAGCTGGTAAGAGAAAGAAGGGGCGTAGAGCTAGATTTAGATAAAATTCCATTAGATGATTCTAATACATACGCTCTTCTTCGCAAAGCCAATACGTTAGGAATATTCCAATTAGAATCCAGTGGAATCACCGATTTGGTCGCAAGAAGCCAAGTTTCCAGTTTCGAGGAAATCGTAGCTCTTATCGCATTATATCGTCCGGGGCCGATGGAATCCGGAATGTTGGAAGAATACTTGGAGCGTAAAAGCGGAAGAAAGCCCGTTTCTTACCCGCATGAATCCTGCGAAGCGATTTTGAAAGAAACCTTCGGATTAACCGTTTATCAGGAACAGGTGATGAGTATCTCTCGTTTGGTCGGCGGCTATACGATGGGTGAATCCGATATGCTACGCAAGGCCATGGCAAAAAAGAAGAAAGAGCTCATGGATCCTCTTCGTATCAAATTCATAGAGGGCGCTCAGGCAAAGGGACACGCTAAAAAGTTTTCCGAAGAACTGTTCGATCAGCTGGAAAAATTCGGAGGCTACGGCTTTAACAAATCGCATTCCGTAGCATATGCTCTCGTAACGTATCAAACCGCGTATATGAAAGCAAACTATCCGACCGAATACATGGCTGCGTTACTTGCCGGAGATCATTCTAAAACAACCGATATCGTTAAATATATCAATAATGCCCGCGAAATGGGCATACATGTTCTCACACCGGATCTAAACGAATCCGACGTTTCTTTTTCCGTTATAGATGAAGAGACGATTCGTTTCGGAATTTCGGCCATGAAAGGAGTGGGAGAAGGAGCCGCCGAAAATATCATCAAAGCCCGGAAAAAAACGGGAGGCTTTAAAGATATTAAAGACTTCATACTCGAAGTCGACACTCGAATCTTAAATAAGAAGATTATGGAAGCGTTAGTTCAAGGCGGAGCGATGGATTCGTTCGGCTATACTCGAAAATGTCTCTTTGAGTCGCTGGATAGTCTTGTATCTTACGCGCAAAAGGAACAGGAAAGATCCGCTCAAGGACAATTCTCCCTTTTCGGGGAGTCTACACTCTCTTATGAGCTCAAGCTTCCGAAAGACGCGGATGAATGGGAATCGGAAGAGCGATTACGAAGAGAAAAATCGGTAACGGGTTTATTTCTTTCCGGCCACCCGTTGGATAAATACGAAGCTCATTTGCGCAGCCTACACAGCATCCCGATAGAAAAGCTGGATGATATTAAAGCCGGCACTAAAGTTGAAATCGCAGGTATCGTGACTTCGCTTAAAGTCAAATTCACTAAGAAAAAGGAAGAATTCGTAAATTTCAAATTGGAAGATCGAACCGGAGAAATCGAGTGCGTTGCTTTTCCGAAAGTATACCAAAGATTTAAGGAATTGATCAAGGAAGACGAAGCGGTTTTTATCAAAGGGGATTTGGACAGGATCGAAGCGGGAGAGTCGGAACTGCGCGGTCAAATCAAGGTGAACAACTTCGAGATATTGAATCAAACCACCATCGAAGATAAGATGGAAAAAGCGTTACACATAAGACTTGAGGATCGCCATCGCAAAATGCCCGATATCATAGGCAAATTGCATACTCTTCTCGCGGCGTACCAGGGAAATTCACACGTTTATTTCCATTTAATCTCGGGAGCGGAAGAAAAAAAAGTCATTCGCGCTCATAATCATTATTCGGTGCAACCCAATGAGGAATTAATGAGTCGCCTTGTCGGGCTTCTAGGTAAAGAAACGGTTTATTACAGCTTCGGCGAAAATATTAAGGCATATAGCCCAAAAGAAACCGCCGGAGTCAAGCGCTGA
- a CDS encoding GNAT family N-acetyltransferase, translating into MSKIEITLRTASRSDLEELTELFELYRSFYGLKSDSTNTKRFLEDRLLHKDSILLVAEDSNELKGFAQIYPTFSSLLMKKDFILNDLYVRESVRRNGIAKKLLEEAAATIRKLGGKGMSLETSPDNRAARKLYESFGFRLSEEYLHYYWSVPVEK; encoded by the coding sequence ATGTCCAAAATAGAAATTACTCTTCGCACGGCAAGTCGCTCCGACTTGGAAGAACTTACGGAATTATTCGAATTATATCGGTCATTCTACGGATTGAAATCCGATTCTACGAATACGAAACGATTTTTGGAGGATCGCCTTTTGCATAAAGATTCCATATTGCTCGTTGCGGAAGATTCTAACGAACTAAAAGGGTTTGCTCAGATTTATCCGACTTTTTCTTCGTTATTAATGAAGAAAGATTTTATTCTAAACGATTTATACGTACGCGAATCCGTTCGAAGAAATGGAATCGCAAAAAAACTCCTGGAAGAGGCTGCTGCTACGATCCGTAAATTGGGTGGAAAAGGAATGAGTTTGGAAACCTCGCCGGATAATAGGGCGGCCAGAAAATTATATGAAAGTTTCGGATTTCGTTTAAGCGAAGAATATCTGCATTATTACTGGTCGGTGCCGGTTGAAAAATAG